The nucleotide window ATAGTATACATCACAGTTAATACAAAGTCAAatacaaatatgcatattagaGAATTTCCCTAAAAACGATTGCCATGATCAAAGGAAGAAACAATATAGGaaacataaaaagaaagaaatggcaaaacactgaattcacgccatgcatcttggcatttgaggaactcaataatatatatatattcttgctTTCTCTCTGAGTAAAATGTAGAAGTTATCTGTAGTACATACCTGTGGATGTTGCAAATGACCCAGAAGAGTGCCTCAAACCCAACAATTTTGACAAAGCATTTTTGATAtctttgtttctcatgctgtAGATTATTGGATTGAACATGGGAGGAACAATAGTATACATCACAGTTAATACAAAGTCCAGATGAGATGGAGTGTTAGAGGGAGGCCTGAGGTAAGCAAAAGATGCAGTGAAGCAAAGAATGGAGAAGACAATGAGGTGGGGTAGGCAAGTAGAGAAGGCCTTTTTCCTTGCTTGAATGGAAGGGATTTTCAGAACAGCACTGAAGATGTGGACATAAGTGACAACAATGTACACAAAGCAGCTAAACACAAGTATAACACTCATCACAACAACCCCAGTTTCTAGGTATAAGTTAGAGCAGGCAAGTGTAAGTAACTGGGGGATCTCACAGAAAAACTGATTGATAACATTTGAGCAGAAAGGAGTTGTGAAAGTTCCACCAGTGTGCAGCACTGCATAAAGAAAGCCAGCAACCCACACAGCAGCAACCCTTTGAATGCATGCTGTCCTGTTCATCACCATTTCATATTGCAATGGATTGCAAATGGCAACATACCGATCATATGCCATGACTGTGAGGAGAAAGAAATCAGAGCCTGCAAAGAAGACGTATGCAAAAACCTGGACCACACATCCAGCATAGGAAATGTGCCTAGTATTCATCAGGGAATTGACCATGGATTTGAGAATAAATACTGAAGCAGTGCCTATGTCCTGGATGGCCAAGTTCATCAGAAagaagtacatgggagtgtgaAGGTGATGATCAATGGCTACTGCAGAGATGATGAGAAGATTCCCTGATACAATCATCAGGTACAATCCCAGGAAGAGAAGAAAGTGTAGAATCTGCAGTTCCCGGATTGCTGAGAATTCAAGGAGCAGAAACTCAGAGACATAGGATTTGTTGTCTACATTTTCATTCATTACTGAAGTGCTTCCTGCCTGTGGAAGAAAAGAGAACAATGAATGCTAAACCAAATTATGTTCTGGTAACCCATATTTTGGGATGGGGTTCTCTGCCTAGTTCAGGtccacttgtattctgatagtccatcgTTCTTTGAGCCTATCTCTTGCCTTGGGCTAAcagatgtgctgcttaatgattcgtTAGGGAGTGGGAGTAAGGTTTTATTTCTTCTCCTGCCTGCTTGCTGAATTGATGTTTGAGTCTTTGTCTGTTTATTCCACTGGTGAATTCTCAGTACCCTCCAAAAATTGCAGTGTTTTCCACAattaatatgggggggggagagataaacCTTTTGTGTAGTTATGCCCACACAGGAACATCTGCTTTTCATTTGACTCACTGAATTTCACATTTCCTTCCATTATTTCATAATGATGTCAATGTGAAGGACTATCCCAAAGTGCACAGTCACAGattcacacaacacacacagtcacacacacatgcTTGCTCACAGGTACCTTAAGTCTGGACAAGTCTGATAGATTTTCAGCCAAAACAGACTGTTCTATACTGTGTGCTTAATATTTTTATGGTCAAATTCTAGCTAAATAAATttatgtatgttgtattttaatttaattatgtacgccgcctagagtggccgtttattcggccagataggc belongs to Rhineura floridana isolate rRhiFlo1 chromosome 11, rRhiFlo1.hap2, whole genome shotgun sequence and includes:
- the LOC133367771 gene encoding olfactory receptor 14A16-like; its protein translation is MQSTLKKLKRKEEITFGNVLSMKKKTSECSAVCLESLNEDKAGSTSVMNENVDNKSYVSEFLLLEFSAIRELQILHFLLFLGLYLMIVSGNLLIISAVAIDHHLHTPMYFFLMNLAIQDIGTASVFILKSMVNSLMNTRHISYAGCVVQVFAYVFFAGSDFFLLTVMAYDRYVAICNPLQYEMVMNRTACIQRVAAVWVAGFLYAVLHTGGTFTTPFCSNVINQFFCEIPQLLTLACSNLYLETGVVVMSVILVFSCFVYIVVTYVHIFSAVLKIPSIQARKKAFSTCLPHLIVFSILCFTASFAYLRPPSNTPSHLDFVLTVMYTIVPPMFNPIIYSMRNKDIKNALSKLLGLRHSSGSFATSTARLDALETPTDTSQIVSEGPAATLTAAAAAGTISPAASDSQAPCAPGPLTGAGTMATDMGARRSSQGSDLSGILPNSCGSPFVGWGVEELYRPLLVR